AGGAGCCCGTTGTCGACGAAAACGCAGATCAGTTGATCGCCGATCGCGCGGTGGATGAGTGCCGCCGCCACCGACGAATCGACGCCGCCGGATAGCCCGAGCAGCACATGGTCATCGCCGACCTCGGAGCGGATGCGACCGATAGCCTCGTCGATGTAGCTCGGCATGGTCCAGTCATAGCCGAGACCGCAGATCTCGTGCACGAAGCGCCCGAGGATCGCCCTGCCCTGCAGGGTGTGCGTCACCTCGGGATGGAACTGCAGGCCGTAGAAGCCGCGGGATTCGTCCGCCATGCCGGCGATGGCGGTCGCCGCGTTGCCGGCGATCACCTTGAAACCGGATGGCAAGCCGGTAACCTTGTCGCCATGGCTCATCCAGACATCGAGCAAGCCGTGTCCGGCCTCGTTGACGCGATCCTGAATGTCCTTCAGCAGCCGTGAATGGCCGCGGGCGCGAACCTCCGCGTAGCCGAACTCGCGGACTGCGCCATTCTCGACTGCGCCACCGAGCTGGGCCGCCATGGTCTGCATGCCATAGCAGATGCCGAGCACCGGCACGCCGAGTTCGAACACGATGGGCGAGGCACGCGGCGTTCCGCCCTCCGTAACCGACGCCGGGCCGCCCGAAAGAATGATGCCGGCGGGTGCGAAGTCGCGAATGAACGCGTCGGACACATCGCAGGGATGCAGCTCGCAGTAGACGTTCTCCTCGCGCACCCGGCGCGCGATGAGCTGGGTGTACTGGGAACCGAAGTCGAGGATGAGAATGCGCTCGTGCATGCAACGGCCACCATAAGTGTCAGGCGCGGGAGCGCGGCGAACGGGCCTCGCTCCTTCGGCAGGCGTAGCCGCCCGCTTCACTCGATGCGGTAGTTCGGAGCTTCCTTGGTGATCTGCACGTCGTGCACGTGTGCTTCGCGCACGCCGGCCGCCGTGATCTCCACAAATTCCGCGCGCTGGTGGAATGCGTCCACGGTGGCGCAGCCGAGGTAGCCCATGCTCGAGCGCAGACCGCCAACGAGCTGGTGGATCACCGCAACCACCGAGCCCTTGTACGGCACGCGACCTTCGACGCCCTCGGGCACGAACTTGTCGGTGCTGTCCTGCAGGTCCTGGAAATAGCGGTCGCTCGATCCCTGCTGCATCGCCCCCAGCGATCCCATACCGCGATAGATCTTGTAGGAACGCCCCTGGAAAAGCTCGATCTCGCCGGGCGCTTCCTCCGTACCGGCGAACAGCCCGCCGAGCATGACGGTATGCGCTCCGGCCGCCAGTGCCTTCGCGATGTCTCCCGAGAAGCGGATGCCACCATCGGCGATGAGTGGAACACCGGTCCCCTCCAGCGCCTGGGCGACGTTCTGGATCGCCGTGATCTGTGGAATGCCGACGCCCGCCACGATGCGCGTGGTGCAGATGGAGCCGGGCCCGATGCCGACCTTGACGCCGTCGGCGCCGTTGTCGACCAGCGCACGTGCCGCCGCTGCCGTGGCGATGTTACCGCCGATCACCTGCAGCTGCGGGAAGCTCCGTTTCACTCTGCGGACGCGGTCGAGCACGCCCTGCGAGTGCCCGTGCGCCGTGTCCACGACGAGCACGTCGACGCCCGCTTCGGCGAGCGCTGCCGCACGCTCCTCGGTCCCCTCGCCGACGCCGATGGCGGCGCCGACCCGGAGCCGCCCGTGCTGATCCTTCGACGCCAGCGGATGTTCGCTCGACTTGAGGATGTCCTTCACCGTGATGAGCCCGCGCAGTTCGAAGTCGCCGTTGACGACGAGCACGCGTTCCAGCCGGTGACGGTGCATGAGCGCCATCGCCTCGTCGCGGTTCGCGCCCTCGCGCACTGTCACCAGGCGATCGCGCGGCGTCATGATGTTGCGCACCGGCTGGTCGAGATTGGTCTCGAACCGCAGATCGCGGTTGGTGACGATGCCGACGACGCGGCCGCCCTCGTCGATCACCGGAAGGCCGCTGATCTTGTGCTGCTGGGTGAGGTTGCGAACGTCGCGAACGGTCATGCCGGGGCGGACCGTGATCGGATCCTTCACCACCCCGCTCTCGAAGCGCTTGACCTTCGCGACCTCGGCCGCCTGCAGCTTAGCCGGCATGTTCTTGTGGACGATGCCGATGCCGCCTTCCTGCGCCAGGGCAATCGCCAGACGCGCTTCCGTCACCGTGTCCATCGCCGCGGACACGATCGGCAGATTCAGCGAGATGTCGCGGGTGAGATTGGAGACCAGACTGACGTCGCTGGGCAGGACCGTGGAATGGGCGGGGACGAGGGACACGTCATCGAACGTGAGCGCCCGCTGGATGAGTCGCATGATGGGTTCTGCACAAAGATCACATTATACGATCCGCCCCAAGTCGCGGTAAACGCGAGCGTCCGGCTCCCGTGTTCGCGCTCACGTGCAGCAGTGGCGTGTTACTTGCCTCGTGCTCGATCCAGCCCGAACCAGTGACCCCCATCGCACCGCCGGGCACCCCGCAGTCGCAAGTCCGGGGCTCCCATCGGCGGAAGGAGACCACCATGCGCACACACCTGCTCGCCCTTGCCGCCCTTCTCCTGCCGATCACGGCGGCCGCCCAGATCTACCAGTGGAAGGATGCCAACGGCAAGGTGCACTACTCGGATCAGCCGCCGCCGGCGACGGCCAAGCAGGAACGAACCTTCACGCCGCGCCTGCCGCCGGCAGCGACTGCGGCCGCCGCTTCCGCTGGTGCCGATGCTCCTCCCGCAGCGGACTCGGTCCAGGATCAGGAAGCCGCCTTCAAGCAGCGTCAGGTCGAACAGGAGGAAGCGCGCGCGCAGCAGGACAAGGAAAACGCGGCGGCCAACGAGCGCAAGCGCAACTGCGAAATGGCCAAGGGCAATCTACGCAA
This window of the Betaproteobacteria bacterium genome carries:
- the guaA gene encoding glutamine-hydrolyzing GMP synthase, translated to MHERILILDFGSQYTQLIARRVREENVYCELHPCDVSDAFIRDFAPAGIILSGGPASVTEGGTPRASPIVFELGVPVLGICYGMQTMAAQLGGAVENGAVREFGYAEVRARGHSRLLKDIQDRVNEAGHGLLDVWMSHGDKVTGLPSGFKVIAGNAATAIAGMADESRGFYGLQFHPEVTHTLQGRAILGRFVHEICGLGYDWTMPSYIDEAIGRIRSEVGDDHVLLGLSGGVDSSVAAALIHRAIGDQLICVFVDNGLL
- the guaB gene encoding IMP dehydrogenase, giving the protein MRLIQRALTFDDVSLVPAHSTVLPSDVSLVSNLTRDISLNLPIVSAAMDTVTEARLAIALAQEGGIGIVHKNMPAKLQAAEVAKVKRFESGVVKDPITVRPGMTVRDVRNLTQQHKISGLPVIDEGGRVVGIVTNRDLRFETNLDQPVRNIMTPRDRLVTVREGANRDEAMALMHRHRLERVLVVNGDFELRGLITVKDILKSSEHPLASKDQHGRLRVGAAIGVGEGTEERAAALAEAGVDVLVVDTAHGHSQGVLDRVRRVKRSFPQLQVIGGNIATAAAARALVDNGADGVKVGIGPGSICTTRIVAGVGIPQITAIQNVAQALEGTGVPLIADGGIRFSGDIAKALAAGAHTVMLGGLFAGTEEAPGEIELFQGRSYKIYRGMGSLGAMQQGSSDRYFQDLQDSTDKFVPEGVEGRVPYKGSVVAVIHQLVGGLRSSMGYLGCATVDAFHQRAEFVEITAAGVREAHVHDVQITKEAPNYRIE
- a CDS encoding DUF4124 domain-containing protein; the encoded protein is MRTHLLALAALLLPITAAAQIYQWKDANGKVHYSDQPPPATAKQERTFTPRLPPAATAAAASAGADAPPAADSVQDQEAAFKQRQVEQEEARAQQDKENAAANERKRNCEMAKGNLRNLETGGRQVRFDPQTGERAYLSDAEVSDAINDARRAVDQWCAPQTAQR